In Chitinophagaceae bacterium, the genomic window CACTGATATGACCACCGGCATATATCATTACCATCAATGCAGCACCTATTGCTACTGGTGCGAATGCGCTTCCTGAAGCGACAGCACCTCCAATGGTAAATACTAAAAAGAACGTTCCGATAAATTCTGTAACTAATTTTTTCATGGGTTGGATTTTTTGTGTAGTCACAAAATATGTTTTTTTAATCGAAACCCTTCTATCCCGCATTTTTCAATTCAAAGCAGCTATGGGTTTAGCTGTAAAAGATTAATTTCGGCCAAAATTCAATCACCTGTTAATCTTTTAAAATGCCCATCACTGTAGGACAAGATGCTCCTGAATTTGCATTGTATGATACGCACAAAAGGAAAATAACGCTTAGTAATTTTCGCGGAAAGAAAGTTGTGCTGATGTTTTTCCCCTTTGCTTTTTCCAGCGTATGCACCAGGGAAATGTGCGAGATGGGTGAGAATTACTCTTTTTATGAAAACCTGAATGCAGAAGTAATTGGCATCAGTGTGGATTCTCTTTTTACGAATAAGCAATTCAAGGAAGAGCACAAACTAACCTTCCCCCTGCTATCTGATTTCAATAAAGAGGTAGCTCCATTGTACGATTCACTTGCTGATACCTTTGCTTTTGAATACCGTGGTGTTACGAAGCGTTCCACCTTTGTGATTGATGCGGCTGGTAAGGTAGCCTACATTGAAATTCTGAAATCGCCCGGCGATTATCCTGATATGCAAAAACTGAAAGAGGTTGTTTCTGCTTTAAATTAATACGTATAAATTTGCACTTAACTAAAAATCTATTTACGATCTCATAATTCATAAAAAAATCACTATGAAAAAAATCACACTCTTACTCACACTTGTGTCAACAGCCTTATTTTATTCTTATGGTCAAAACATACCGAATGGCGACATGGAAACATGGATTCCGGTGGCAGGATATGATTCACTTGTTTCATTTACCTCCACCAATTCATTTTTCTTTCCAACAGTAAATGTTACGAAAGATACAGATGCTCATGGCGGATCATTTGCCGCAAAAATGGTAGGCACCACGTGGCTCGGAGTTTTTCCTGTGCCCGGCGGCATCGGTACGAATGCAAAAGTGAATCTTACCACTTTCACTTTGAGTGGTGGTTATCCTTATTCCCAACGTCCGGTTGCATTTACGGGATGGTTCAAATACGCTCCGGTTAACAATGACTCCTGCATTATGCTTGCACTGTTTACCAAATGGAATGGAACAAAACGTGATACCATTGGTATTGCTCCTTATTTTGGAAAAGGCACTGCCGGTGCTTATCAGGAATTTTATACCAACGTGCTTTACCTTTCTGCTGAAAATCCGGATACAGCGTTTGTGCTTACACTTACTTCCTCAGCTTTTCTCACTGCGCAGGTAGGAAGTGTTTTGTATATAGATGATCTGAATTTTACATTCAATACAGGCGTAAACGAAGTAAAGAATGTTGACCAGGTAATTGCCGCGTATCCTAATCCTGCACGTGACAGGTTCACGATTGAATTGAAGGACAATCATGATGCCGTTTCAGTTGAATTGTTTGATGTATTAGGCAATAAAGTGAAGCAATCAAAAGTGACTTCGAATAGCATTGTGTTTTCAACGTCATCTTTGGTAGATGGATTATATTTTTACCAGTTGAAAGATGCAAATGATAAATCATTGGTTTCAGGTAAATTTTCTGTGAGGAAATAATTCACAGCCCGAATAAAAATTAAAACCCGCCGGCAATTTTGTGGCGGGTTTTTTTATGCGCGAAATAATGGATGGAAGCTATAATAGAAGTAAAGTTCTTGATAAGTAATGAAAGGATTTCAAAGGCATAAAAGAGAATAAGAAAATTAGTAGGAGCAAATGGTTTGTTCAGGATTTGCGGCTGAAACCTCTGTGTCCGGGACCAGGGGAGAATTTCGTGGGAAATAATTCACAGCCCGAATAAAAATTAAAACCCGCCGGCAATTTTGCGGCGGGTTTTTTTATGCGCGAAATAATGGACGGAAGCTGAATGCCTCTGTGTCCCCTCCGGGAGACACATAGAGGGAGTAAGAGAAACAGCCGCTATAAGCGATGTTGCCCGCATCTCTACCTTTAACCAAAGGAAGATAAGAAAGGAATTTTTTCCTTACGCAAGGGGCATGCGGATTTTGTAACTTGCTACAATGAGTTACAAACTTTAACATCTTACCATGAAATCTTTTTTACCGCTTCTTTTCTACTTTACACTAACCGGTAAAGTTAATTCTCAAAATCTCGTACCCAATTTTTCCTTTGAAGAATTAGATACATGCCCAGACGAGCCGGACGAAATTCAAAAGGCAAATGGATGGACAAAATTTAGTGATCTGCTTTCAACTCCTGACTATTATAATTCATGTGCACCTGTAGGTTTCTTTAATGTTCCTTATAGCGGGAATGGGTATCAACAAGCACATCGCAACTGTGATGCATACATTGGGATCGTAACGTTCGCTACTCCAACTAGCAATGACCGAGAATATGCAGGGATTCAGCTAACTCAACCCCTCACAATTGGTGAGAAATATTTTATCTCTTTCCATACAGTTATGGGAGAAGAAATATTAGGATCCAATCAGTTTGGTATGCCATCAAATGGCATTGGTATTAGGCTGTCTACAATTGCTTATAATCCAACCAGCCCTTGTCCCGTAGATAATTTTGCTCATCTGCATGCTTCTCCCATTATTAATGATACTGTTAATTGGAATCGAATTTCAGGAAGCATTATTGCAGATTCAGCGTACGACTATGTAATTATAGGAAATTTTAATGATGATGTACATACCGATACAATGCATTACAATTGTGATTCTTGCCTGAATTACCTTAGCTACTACTACGTTGATGATATTTGTGTTACTACAGATTCTACGTTTGCCAACGGAGGAATAGATTCATTGCCTTGTGATTTTGCAAGCGATGTGCAGCAAGTAGCTTTTGAGACTGATCTTCGAATTTTTCCCAATCCTGTTTTTGACTTACTAACGATCGAATTTAAGTACGATCATGAAGGAGTGATCATGCTTTATAATGCATTGGGGGAACAGGTTTTTTCAATGGTCATTGATAAGCAACGATCAGTGATAATAAACTTTACTAATTATCCTTCAGGAATATATTTTTTAAAAACCAGTGGTAAAGAAGATTTCATGTTTTCGAGTCTAATTCTAAAATCTTAAACCCCGACTGGCGCAAGTCTTAGTAAAGCCTTGAGGCAAGGAAGACTTGTGCCTGCCAAATATTACTACCAAAGCATATCAATTTTTAGTAACCCTTTTTCTCCAACATAGTCTGCCGCGCTGCTGTATAGATAATCTTCGGCCCGGAAAACAATGCCTGCTTCAACAGGATTTTGATGAATATAGACTACTTTTTGTTCGGTCATTGCGCTTGAAGTTAATTCAATAGGATGATTGTCCTGCTGCCAGAATTGGAATTCTTTATTATTAGGATTTGCACTGCCTGCCTTACGAAAGCCACGTATCAACCATTCCTTTCTGCTTTCTTCCGCATTGTCTTTAATTACATGAATCAATTTCAACGCAGTAAATTTTTTCAAATCTCCTAATAAAAATGGAAGTGCTTTTCCCGGATCAGTTTTACTTATAATTAAGTGAGCATGATTCGTCATCAACACATAGGCATGTACCTTCAAGCCCTTATTATCAATGCAATATTGCAAACCATCCAGCAGGATATCTTTGTAAATCCGGCGGGTAAATACATCAATCCAGTTTACAACGGCAAAGGATACAAAGTACAATCCTTCAGGATTACGGAATTTATATTTCCTGCTCATAATTCAATACACTTATACATTCGCATTAAATATAGAACAACTTAGATTTCTGCACAAGTCTTCCTTGCCTCAAAACGCTGCTAAGACTTGCGCCAGTTGCGAATCAACGGAAAAATATTACCCCGGCGGAACCGATAATACGGCACCTTCTTTTTTTTCCATTTCCTGTTGCTCTTTTATCCGGCGCCGTTCCTCTTTCAGCTTTGCTCTCTCTTCATCTTTCTGAAACAAGTCTTTAAATTTATTGAATTCACGCTTATAGGAAAGTGCAACACCGTTTTTGGTCTTATACTTCTCATCAACCACATCATACTGGCTTTTGCTGAATGCTTTTCCACTCAGTCTTCCATCAGGCGTAATCTTATAGTCCACGGAAAAATCTCCGGCCACATTGGTGGATCCTGCATTGGTGGGTGCTGTGCTGTTCGCGCCTGCAAAATCAAAATTGCCTCCGGCCTCGAGTGCTAAACGGTCATTTAAAAAACGCTTGGTCAACGCAACTTCCAGTTCATTTCTTTTTGTAAGATCATTGGGATTTGTGGAGTTCAGCTTTGCTTCATACGATTGATAATTGAAATTGAAATCAATGTCGTTACGGATTTGAGAAGTCCAGTAGCTGAGCTGATTCAATAAAAATTCACTCACACTGTTATTTACATCTGAGCCGATGCTTTGATTGCCTGAGCCTGCCGTAGTTGGCAAAAAGCGGTTTAGAATAAGGAGTCCGAAGACTTGTTTGTTCAACTCGCTTTCATCCTGTTTTACTTTTTGAACCTGCTGATATGCGGCGCTGCTGAGCGCTGTTTCATCCGGCAGCATGATGTCAAAAGTAACATCAGGCAGCAGCAACGATCCGCTCAGCTTCAGGGCAACCCGCACGGGCACATGACGTTGAAGGTCTTTTATTTCCTGGTCGGAAAATGCAATACCTGAACCAACAGCCAAATCATACACTGAAGCTTTTGTAGAATAGATAGCATCGATATCAATTTGCGCTTCATACGGATCGCCTGTCCAGGAAATGGTGCCACCTTCATCAATCGTAAAAAATTTATTGAAGAAATTCTGCAGCGTAAACAGGTAATCACCTTGTTCAATGGTATAAGTGCCATACATATTGAAATCACCTTTTGGGTCAATTTCCATTCTGATATTACCATTGCCTGTGCCTGAAATAATATCACCTGCTTTTTGATCGAAGATGATTTTGATTTTGGCAGCAGGTGTAATGTCCATATCAAAGTTCAATGTTAATCCCTGCAGCAGATCGCCAGCAGCAGCGGAATAGCTTATAGTATCATTGCCGCGTTTCATGTACCTGATGAATGAACGATCGCCAATAGTGGCCCCGGAATTAATCGGCACAGAAATGTCGGTGCCCTGCATCGACGTTACGCTTGCGCGGATTTCCATATTTTCAACCGGACCTAAAAACTGAATGATGCCCGAGGCCTCGGCCGTGCCATAAAAAAGCTTGTTGTCTTTCTCCGTTGTTTTTAATGCCTGTATGCGGGCAGTGTTTACGGTGAGATCAAACGTAAAATCCCTCAGATGATCATGCATGATTTGACCATGCGCACTTGCTACATCATCATTAGCGTCCATCAATTTCATTTTCCCGATGTCGATATTGTTGGCATTAAAGGTTAGCGTTTCATTATAGGTTTTATAAGTCGTTTGCAAATAATCCACCTTGAGCGTTAAAAATGGAATATCGAGTTTGCCTGTCAGCTCTGGATTTTCCGGTGTTCCTGATAAGTGCAGCACACCTTCTGTTGAACCGTTTGTATTAGAAAAAAAACCGGGTAAAAGTGTTTCAAAGAAGCTCAGGTCAAACCTTCTGATGTCAAGATTGAAGTTCATTTTATCAAGCGGCTTGCGTGGAAAGTAAGAACCATCCACCCGTACATCATAGTTAGCATCAGTAATCAAAAGTTGCGCGGTTACCTGGTCATCTTCAGGAATATACCCCATGTTAATTGCGGCTTCAGCAATGTTTCTTCCGTTCACCGTAAACTTCTGCAACACTGTGTTGGCTTGCAAACGCGGTGAGTGAAATACATTCAGCACTTCGAGATTGCCGGAGAGTTTTCCATCAATATCAAAGTCAGGTATCTTGACAAAGTGATACAGATCTGCAACCGGTAAATTGTAAAAGTCAAAATGAAGATTGGTTGCCCGCGGTCTCAGGTTGACGTTAGAGATGGTGATTGATTGACTGTCGTGACTTAATGTGAACTGATTGAACCGTAACCGTTCGTCGGAATAACTGATGATATTGTCACGGGAAACGTTCCATTGTTGTGCATTTAATACGAGGTCTGATGGCAACACTTTCATGGTAAAGCCAGCCGTATCACCCGTAATTAAAGCATGCAGATCCATGTAAGTATTCCCGGTAAGGTTGGCACCTGAAAGTTTTAAATTCGCTGAATCACCTGAAACTTTTGCTTCAAATGCAGGATGTATTATGGACATGCTGTCGCCAATTTGCAGGTCGCTGGAAATTACGTTGAACTGAAATTGTTGGTTCACTGTGTTGGCTTCAATAGCTAACGTATCGATGAAAAGACTTTGAAAATGTAAAGATGGAATCGTGCCTGCAAAAGCAATTGAATTGCTGAATGAATTAAAGTGACCGTGAACTATGCTTTCACTTAAGCCACTCCAACGCGGAAAAAAGAAACGGAGCTCGCCGGAAACATCATTGAGTTGGATATCAAAATCAAAATCCTGCAGTACCGGTTGTGATTCCCTATCAAGTGGCAAAGAAGGAAAGTAGTGATCCATCATCGATAAAAAGGCATTCGGTAATTTGGTGAGCGCAAATTTTCCATCGAAGGTTGCCCTGCCGGCATCTGCGTTAAGCAGAAAGTGCCTGTTACCACCAGCTTCATTAATATTCAAAAAAACAGAGTCTAAGTTTAAGGTTTGTCCGGGTTTTGAAAAAGTGGTATTAATGGCTATCGCATAACCGATAAAATTATCGATGTTATCACCTCTCATGTTCATATCAAGCTGGGAGCTTACAACATAAGCGCTGTCAGTAATATGCAGATTATTCAGCCTGGCATTGTTGATGGCGGCATGGAAATCATAAACAGGCATTATTTCGTTAAAGTCAACCAGGCCTGTGAAATCAAGATTCAGGTTCTCATCATTTAATTTCACTTTCCCGGTGAAAAGTTTTTTGGTGAAAGTTCCATCAACCATCAGGTGCTGATAATTATAACCGTTGAATTGCAGTTGCTGCACTTCACCATTCATCACCGCATCAAGATGGTCGATCCGCAAGCCGGTTCCTTGCACTTTTGTGTTGAAACTGATAGTGCCAAGCAAACTATCCGCGTTCGCATAATTGCCGATATCAAATTGTGTTGCAGCTATATTTCCTGAATAGGATGCACTGGAATAGTGCTCATTAAATTTCATATTCAGATCGGAGCTGAGCTGGCCGATCTTTGAATTCATCACGCCATAGGCCACAAAGTCGTTTAAGAAACCGGTGAAGGAACCGGTAAAATCAACTGTGCCTAACTTGTTGAATTCCTTCGGGAGATTCAGTCCTTTAACGAATGAAGTCACATCACCGGCACTGGTGACCAATTGATCTACTTTCAGGTCAATGAATGTAGCGTCTGTCTCTGGTAATCCCTTAATGTCAATATTTCCGTTAAACCTCGAAAGTGAAGCGGTTTGCAGTTTCACGTCTTTACCTTTCAGATTGTCAAGTGGTCCATGAAAACTACCGGTTGTAATAACTGTTCCTGAAAGTGCATTTACCTGCGGCATAAAGAAGGCAATGTCTTTTAAGGAAACGGTTGCTTCCTTCAATACCGCTTTCATTGTTACCCTTGAATTATAATCGAAGAAAGCATGAAAATTTGTGTAGCTCATCGAAAAGAAATTATTGATAGCGCTGTTGGGTGTTTCAATTTTAAGTTGATCAGCAACGGCTGCTGAAGGCGTTACCGTTGCAAGGCCTTCGAGGTGTTTAACAACGAAGCCTGATCTTTCAATAAAACTGATGTCATTGATTTTCGCCTTGATCGTATCGAGCACAAACGATCCGTTTTGGAATTCAACGTTCAGGTGTTTATACAACTGGTGAAAACCATCGAACCGTTCATTAATCACCGGCTCAGTCATATCGTCAAACTGAAACTGAGAATCGACAAACCGGAAACTTGATACAAAAAACTGAAGGGGCTTGGTATTTAAGTGAACGATTGCTGTATCATCAATGGACAGCGTATCGTTTGGATCAATGAACCGTTCTAATTTGGCAATTTTTAAATCGGCATTTTTAAAGGTGATGTCATGCACCGCAATTATAGAAGTTGCTAAGTCAAGTTGTTTAACGTCAATCTTTAAATCAGGCAGTCTGAAATCCAGTCGAATGTCGTTGTATTCATCCAGCATCAGGAAGTGTAACCGGCTAAGAATTACCGCGCCAAGATCCAGTTGAGGAGGAGTCGTTTCAATAGGCGAAGGAGTTTTCGTGCTGAAGGCATCAACAATAAACTGGTAATTAAATGCTTCGCCGTCTTTCGGATTGTGGAGGAATACATTTGCGTTGTCCAGCACAATTTTTTTGATAACATATTTTCTCTGCAGCAGATCAATTAATCCGAGTGTAACATCAATGGTTTGAGCAGCAAACAATGTGTCTTTATTCAGGTCTCTCACCAGCACATCATGCAGCACCAGGTGATCAAACATTCGAAAGTTGACGCTGCCAATCCTGATTTCAGTATGCAGTTTATTGGAGAAATAGCTTACGATCTTATCCCCGACATAACTTTGAAATTTCGGATTGTCAATTTTTGCGGACAGTATTCCGGTAAGCACCAGGAACACACCCAGCACCAACATTACTATATTTCCAAACTGGCGCAAAATGCTCAAACCTGCGAGGGATAAGTGTTTCAGACGTTGTTAAAAAACGCTTCTGTGTTCATCCATGTTTCCGTTGTAAAAAATAATTTGTCATGGAAACAGGGATGAGTACGGAACATGAAATGAAAACTTAAGCGTTGGCAGCGTGCTTGCAATTACTTTTTTTAACAGATATTATCTGCAAAATGAATTTTAAACACACTCTCATTGATAGACAAAATTACGGCTTATTTTTGCAAACATCCTGCCTGCCTGATGCCTGTTTACCTGCTTGCTATAGAATCTTCCTGCGATGAAACATCGGCCGCCATATTATGCGATGGAAAAATATTGTCGAATATCATTGCATCACAGCCGGTGCATGGACAATATGGCGGTGTGGTCCCTGAACTTGCCAGCCGTGCGCATATCGTAAACATCGTTCCTGTGGTGCATGAAGCGTTGCAAAGTGCAGGAATAAAAAAAGAACAGTTGTCTGCAGTGGCCTTTACTGCAGGTCCCGGACTGATGGGTTCCTTGTTGGTTGGAAGCTCTTTTGCGAAGGCACTTGCACTTGCCCTTGATGTCCCGCTTATTTCAGTACATCACATGCATGCACATGTTTTGGCACATTTTATTGAAGACCCAAAACCAACCTTCCCGTTTTTATGCCTGACCGTTTCAGGTGGTCATACACAGATTGTTTTGGTGAAGAGTTATTCCCAAATGAATGTTATTGGTGAAACGATTGATGATGCAGCAGGAGAGGCCTTTGATAAAACAGCGAAGTTGTTGCAGCTCCCATATCCGGGCGGACCGCTGATAGATAAATATGCAGCACAAGGTGATCAGCTTGCTTACAAGTTTCCGGAGCCGAATATTCCGGGTCTTGATTTTAGCTTCAGTGGATTAAAAACTTCTATTCTTTATTTTCTTCGTGACCAATTGAATAAAGATCCGCTCTTTGTTGAAAAAAATTTAACTGATATCTGTGCATCGGTACAGTACCGCATTGTTACCATTCTGCTTAATAAACTGGCGCGGGCTGCTGATCAATACAACATTCACGAAGTGGCAATTGCCGGTGGTGTAGCTGCAAACTCCGGACTTCGCCTTGAGCTTACTGCAGTTGCAGCAAAAAACGGATGGAATATTTTCATTCCTTCATTAGAATATTGCACTGATAATGCTGCCATGATTGCGATGGCTGCCTGGTATAAATTTCTTGCTAAAGACTTTGTACCACTTGATGCGGCTCCATCTCCGGGATTATTATGGCAATGAACAATCTTATAATCGAAGGAAAAGAACTTATTTTTGCGCCTGGCAAATTAAATGAGTTTTATATGAACGAAAACATAAAAACTTTCTCACTTGTTGTGATTACCATTTGTGTATTCATAATGACTGTAATTGACATATTGGATATGATGCAGGATCGCGCAGAGCAGTTTGATGCGCACACCTCCTTGAATACGTCATCGGCTGCCGACCCAAATTCATTTCCTCCGGCACCACCCGAATCATCAACTTCCATTATTCCTCCACTAGGTGATCAGCCAATTACTTCCATTCATTTTGAAGAAATGAGCCACGATTTTGGCGATATGATGAAGGGTGATGTTGTTAATTATTCTTTCAGGTTTAAGAATACGGGTTCAAGTCCTTTACTTATTTCCAATGCCCATGGTTCTTGCGGTTGCACTATTCCATCGTATCCGAAAGAACCCATCGCACCTGGTGCAGAAGCTAATATTGAAGTTCAATTTAACAGTGCTGGAAAAGAAGGCTTACAGAATAAAAGTATTTCGGTTACAGCCAATACGGAACCACGGCAAACGGTGCTCTCCATTACAGCTAACGTGAATAAGAAAGAATGAAAAATTATTTATCTCTTATAAAATTCAGTCATACGGTCTTTGCGCTTCCATTCGCGATGATTGGTTTTTTTCTGGCGGTTTGGTTGGAGGGATTTCCATTCAGTTGGCAGAAATTGCTGTTGGTGCTTGGCTGTATGGTATTTGCAAGAAGTGCCGCCATGGCGTTTAACAGGCTGATTGATGAACAATATGATCGTAAAAATCCACGTACAGCGCAACGTGAAATTCCGGCAGGCATCATTTCCCGGTCTGCTGCAGCAATCTTTACGGTGGCTTGCATCATCGCATTTATAAGCTGCACTTATTTTATTAACCCACTTTGCTTTTATCTTTCTCCAATAGCACTGATCATAATTCTCGGATACAGTTATACAAAGCGTTTTACAGATTTTTCACATTTTGTTTTAGGTCTTGGATTGGCACTTGCTCCCGTTGGCGCTTATCTCGCGGTTACAGGTTTCTTCAGCATCTTGCCTGTTCTACTGGGTATTGCTGTATTGTGCTGGGTGAGCGGTTTCGACATAATTTATGCATTACAGGATGTCTCCTTCGACAAAGAGCAATCGCTGCATTCTGTGCCTGTTTGGATGGGGCAGAAAAAAGCATTAATGATATCCTCGCTTGTTCATCTTTTAAGCATTGTCGCTTTAACTGCA contains:
- a CDS encoding T9SS type A sorting domain-containing protein, whose amino-acid sequence is MKSFLPLLFYFTLTGKVNSQNLVPNFSFEELDTCPDEPDEIQKANGWTKFSDLLSTPDYYNSCAPVGFFNVPYSGNGYQQAHRNCDAYIGIVTFATPTSNDREYAGIQLTQPLTIGEKYFISFHTVMGEEILGSNQFGMPSNGIGIRLSTIAYNPTSPCPVDNFAHLHASPIINDTVNWNRISGSIIADSAYDYVIIGNFNDDVHTDTMHYNCDSCLNYLSYYYVDDICVTTDSTFANGGIDSLPCDFASDVQQVAFETDLRIFPNPVFDLLTIEFKYDHEGVIMLYNALGEQVFSMVIDKQRSVIINFTNYPSGIYFLKTSGKEDFMFSSLILKS
- a CDS encoding UbiA family prenyltransferase; the encoded protein is MKNYLSLIKFSHTVFALPFAMIGFFLAVWLEGFPFSWQKLLLVLGCMVFARSAAMAFNRLIDEQYDRKNPRTAQREIPAGIISRSAAAIFTVACIIAFISCTYFINPLCFYLSPIALIIILGYSYTKRFTDFSHFVLGLGLALAPVGAYLAVTGFFSILPVLLGIAVLCWVSGFDIIYALQDVSFDKEQSLHSVPVWMGQKKALMISSLVHLLSIVALTAVGMLGHFGGWYWAGWIIFTALLFYQHSIVKPNDLARVNVAFFTTNGVASVIFAIFVLIDIF
- a CDS encoding translocation/assembly module TamB domain-containing protein — encoded protein: MSILRQFGNIVMLVLGVFLVLTGILSAKIDNPKFQSYVGDKIVSYFSNKLHTEIRIGSVNFRMFDHLVLHDVLVRDLNKDTLFAAQTIDVTLGLIDLLQRKYVIKKIVLDNANVFLHNPKDGEAFNYQFIVDAFSTKTPSPIETTPPQLDLGAVILSRLHFLMLDEYNDIRLDFRLPDLKIDVKQLDLATSIIAVHDITFKNADLKIAKLERFIDPNDTLSIDDTAIVHLNTKPLQFFVSSFRFVDSQFQFDDMTEPVINERFDGFHQLYKHLNVEFQNGSFVLDTIKAKINDISFIERSGFVVKHLEGLATVTPSAAVADQLKIETPNSAINNFFSMSYTNFHAFFDYNSRVTMKAVLKEATVSLKDIAFFMPQVNALSGTVITTGSFHGPLDNLKGKDVKLQTASLSRFNGNIDIKGLPETDATFIDLKVDQLVTSAGDVTSFVKGLNLPKEFNKLGTVDFTGSFTGFLNDFVAYGVMNSKIGQLSSDLNMKFNEHYSSASYSGNIAATQFDIGNYANADSLLGTISFNTKVQGTGLRIDHLDAVMNGEVQQLQFNGYNYQHLMVDGTFTKKLFTGKVKLNDENLNLDFTGLVDFNEIMPVYDFHAAINNARLNNLHITDSAYVVSSQLDMNMRGDNIDNFIGYAIAINTTFSKPGQTLNLDSVFLNINEAGGNRHFLLNADAGRATFDGKFALTKLPNAFLSMMDHYFPSLPLDRESQPVLQDFDFDIQLNDVSGELRFFFPRWSGLSESIVHGHFNSFSNSIAFAGTIPSLHFQSLFIDTLAIEANTVNQQFQFNVISSDLQIGDSMSIIHPAFEAKVSGDSANLKLSGANLTGNTYMDLHALITGDTAGFTMKVLPSDLVLNAQQWNVSRDNIISYSDERLRFNQFTLSHDSQSITISNVNLRPRATNLHFDFYNLPVADLYHFVKIPDFDIDGKLSGNLEVLNVFHSPRLQANTVLQKFTVNGRNIAEAAINMGYIPEDDQVTAQLLITDANYDVRVDGSYFPRKPLDKMNFNLDIRRFDLSFFETLLPGFFSNTNGSTEGVLHLSGTPENPELTGKLDIPFLTLKVDYLQTTYKTYNETLTFNANNIDIGKMKLMDANDDVASAHGQIMHDHLRDFTFDLTVNTARIQALKTTEKDNKLFYGTAEASGIIQFLGPVENMEIRASVTSMQGTDISVPINSGATIGDRSFIRYMKRGNDTISYSAAAGDLLQGLTLNFDMDITPAAKIKIIFDQKAGDIISGTGNGNIRMEIDPKGDFNMYGTYTIEQGDYLFTLQNFFNKFFTIDEGGTISWTGDPYEAQIDIDAIYSTKASVYDLAVGSGIAFSDQEIKDLQRHVPVRVALKLSGSLLLPDVTFDIMLPDETALSSAAYQQVQKVKQDESELNKQVFGLLILNRFLPTTAGSGNQSIGSDVNNSVSEFLLNQLSYWTSQIRNDIDFNFNYQSYEAKLNSTNPNDLTKRNELEVALTKRFLNDRLALEAGGNFDFAGANSTAPTNAGSTNVAGDFSVDYKITPDGRLSGKAFSKSQYDVVDEKYKTKNGVALSYKREFNKFKDLFQKDEERAKLKEERRRIKEQQEMEKKEGAVLSVPPG
- a CDS encoding T9SS type A sorting domain-containing protein translates to MKKITLLLTLVSTALFYSYGQNIPNGDMETWIPVAGYDSLVSFTSTNSFFFPTVNVTKDTDAHGGSFAAKMVGTTWLGVFPVPGGIGTNAKVNLTTFTLSGGYPYSQRPVAFTGWFKYAPVNNDSCIMLALFTKWNGTKRDTIGIAPYFGKGTAGAYQEFYTNVLYLSAENPDTAFVLTLTSSAFLTAQVGSVLYIDDLNFTFNTGVNEVKNVDQVIAAYPNPARDRFTIELKDNHDAVSVELFDVLGNKVKQSKVTSNSIVFSTSSLVDGLYFYQLKDANDKSLVSGKFSVRK
- a CDS encoding DUF1573 domain-containing protein; amino-acid sequence: MNENIKTFSLVVITICVFIMTVIDILDMMQDRAEQFDAHTSLNTSSAADPNSFPPAPPESSTSIIPPLGDQPITSIHFEEMSHDFGDMMKGDVVNYSFRFKNTGSSPLLISNAHGSCGCTIPSYPKEPIAPGAEANIEVQFNSAGKEGLQNKSISVTANTEPRQTVLSITANVNKKE
- a CDS encoding peroxiredoxin; this translates as MPITVGQDAPEFALYDTHKRKITLSNFRGKKVVLMFFPFAFSSVCTREMCEMGENYSFYENLNAEVIGISVDSLFTNKQFKEEHKLTFPLLSDFNKEVAPLYDSLADTFAFEYRGVTKRSTFVIDAAGKVAYIEILKSPGDYPDMQKLKEVVSALN
- a CDS encoding transposase; its protein translation is MSRKYKFRNPEGLYFVSFAVVNWIDVFTRRIYKDILLDGLQYCIDNKGLKVHAYVLMTNHAHLIISKTDPGKALPFLLGDLKKFTALKLIHVIKDNAEESRKEWLIRGFRKAGSANPNNKEFQFWQQDNHPIELTSSAMTEQKVVYIHQNPVEAGIVFRAEDYLYSSAADYVGEKGLLKIDMLW
- the tsaD gene encoding tRNA (adenosine(37)-N6)-threonylcarbamoyltransferase complex transferase subunit TsaD; translated protein: MPVYLLAIESSCDETSAAILCDGKILSNIIASQPVHGQYGGVVPELASRAHIVNIVPVVHEALQSAGIKKEQLSAVAFTAGPGLMGSLLVGSSFAKALALALDVPLISVHHMHAHVLAHFIEDPKPTFPFLCLTVSGGHTQIVLVKSYSQMNVIGETIDDAAGEAFDKTAKLLQLPYPGGPLIDKYAAQGDQLAYKFPEPNIPGLDFSFSGLKTSILYFLRDQLNKDPLFVEKNLTDICASVQYRIVTILLNKLARAADQYNIHEVAIAGGVAANSGLRLELTAVAAKNGWNIFIPSLEYCTDNAAMIAMAAWYKFLAKDFVPLDAAPSPGLLWQ